One Phaseolus vulgaris cultivar G19833 chromosome 11, P. vulgaris v2.0, whole genome shotgun sequence genomic window carries:
- the LOC137827112 gene encoding histone H3.2, with the protein MARTKQTARKSTGGKAPRKQLATKAARKSAPATGGVKKPHRFRPGTVALREIRKYQKSTELLIRKLPFQRLVREIAQDFKTDLRFQSSAVSALQEAAEAYLVGLFEDTNLCAIHAKRVTIMPKDIQLARRIRGERA; encoded by the coding sequence atggCAAGAACCAAGCAAACAGCTCGCAAGTCCACTGGAGGCAAGGCTCCGAGGAAGCAACTGGCCACAAAGGCTGCAAGGAAGTCTGCTCCGGCGACCGGCGGTGTGAAGAAGCCTCACAGATTCCGGCCAGGTACGGTGGCGCTGAGGGAGATCAGAAAGTATCAGAAAAGCACCGAGTTGCTGATCCGAAAGCTTCCCTTCCAACGTCTCGTGCGCGAGATCGCACAGGATTTCAAAACAGATCTGCGGTTCCAGAGCAGTGCTGTATCCGCGTTGCAGGAAGCTGCTGAGGCTTATTTGGTTGGACTCTTCGAGGACACCAATCTCTGTGCCATTCACGCCAAGCGCGTCACCATCATGCCTAAGGATATTCAGCTCGCGCGCAGAATCAGAGGCGAGAGAGCTTGA